One genomic region from Capsicum annuum cultivar UCD-10X-F1 unplaced genomic scaffold, UCD10Xv1.1 ctg35201, whole genome shotgun sequence encodes:
- the LOC124891426 gene encoding uncharacterized protein LOC124891426, with protein sequence MGLFEASYGRRCRLPIGWFEVREAAVSGPDTVFKPMEKVKLIWERLKTAQSRQNSYANVRRRALQFEVNNLVVLNRVGQVAYKIELPADLSPVHPIFHVFMLKKNIGDSVVVDPLESFDVQDNLSYDEVLVEILGYQ encoded by the exons ATGGGTCTATTTGAGGCTTCATATGGAAGGCgatgtagattacccataggttggtttgaagtgcgTGAAGCCGCAGTGAGTGGACCTGATACTGTGTTTAAgcctatggagaaagttaagctaaTTTGGGAAAGGTTAAAGACAGCCCAAAGTCGTCAGAATTCATATgcaaatgtgagaagaagagctcttcaGTTTGAGGTTAACAATCTGGT agttttgaatcgtgttgggcAAGTAGCTTACAAGATTGAATTGCCTGCCGATTTGTCACCTGTCCATCCTATCTTTCACGTTTTTATGCTCAAGAAgaacattggtgattctgttgttgttgatccattAGAAAGTTTCGATGTTCAGGATAACCTTTCGTACGATGAAGTTCTGGTTGAAATCCTAGgttatcaa